From the genome of Microbispora sp. ZYX-F-249, one region includes:
- a CDS encoding SDR family NAD(P)-dependent oxidoreductase: MGALDGQVAVITGASSGIGAATARLFAAEGAALALLDLKPVAGELLGLGTDTGHVTGHVVDVTDAAAVERVMAEVVERHGRIDVLVSAAGILDEVPFLEMTPERFDRTIAVDLRGVFLAARYAAPYMVEAGRGRIINIASQLGIKGGTGLAHYVAAKAGVIGLTKALALELAPKGVLVNAIAPGPIVTPLIDGLSEEWKRSKAAELPLGRFGRPEEVAPTALLLAGSPGGDIYVGQTLGPNSGDVMP, encoded by the coding sequence ATGGGAGCTCTCGACGGCCAGGTCGCCGTCATCACCGGAGCGTCGAGCGGGATCGGGGCCGCGACGGCCCGGCTGTTCGCCGCGGAGGGCGCCGCTCTCGCCCTGCTCGACCTCAAGCCCGTCGCCGGAGAGCTGCTCGGCCTCGGCACGGACACGGGCCACGTCACGGGCCACGTCGTCGACGTCACCGACGCCGCCGCCGTCGAGCGTGTCATGGCCGAGGTCGTCGAACGGCACGGCCGGATCGACGTGCTGGTCAGCGCGGCCGGCATCCTCGACGAGGTCCCCTTCCTGGAGATGACCCCGGAGCGCTTCGACCGGACCATCGCCGTGGACCTGCGCGGGGTCTTCCTCGCCGCCCGCTACGCCGCGCCGTACATGGTGGAGGCGGGCCGGGGCCGCATCATCAACATCGCCTCCCAGCTCGGCATCAAGGGCGGCACGGGCCTCGCCCACTACGTCGCCGCCAAGGCGGGCGTGATCGGCCTGACGAAGGCCCTCGCCCTCGAACTCGCGCCGAAGGGCGTGCTCGTCAACGCGATCGCCCCCGGCCCGATCGTGACGCCGCTCATCGACGGGCTGTCGGAGGAGTGGAAGCGGAGCAAGGCCGCGGAGCTGCCGCTCGGCAGGTTCGGCCGGCCCGAGGAGGTCGCGCCGACCGCGCTGCTCCTGGCCGGCTCGCCCGGCGGGGACATCTACGTCGGTCAGACGCTCGGCCCCAACTCCGGCGACGTGATGCCGTGA
- a CDS encoding SDR family NAD(P)-dependent oxidoreductase: MTRDDGLEGKVAVISGGASGIGRALAVAYARAGAHSVVGYYPGDPHDAGDTVAAVEAAGGRCVAVELDVRSHEQTERFAQAAVEAFGRLDIAVAAAGVLRRQALAEMTDGAWDDMLAVDLGGVLRIFRSCAAHMAQGGSMVATSSIAGGVYGWEEHSHYAAAKAGVLGLCRSLAVELAPRGIRVNAVIPGLIESPQSLDEVNSLGPQGLREAGNIIPAGRVGTVDEAARVIRFLTSDDAAYVTGQSVIVDGGLTVRWPS, translated from the coding sequence ATGACCAGGGACGACGGGCTCGAGGGCAAGGTCGCGGTCATCTCGGGAGGGGCCAGCGGCATCGGCCGGGCCCTGGCCGTCGCCTACGCCAGGGCCGGGGCGCACTCGGTCGTCGGCTACTACCCCGGTGATCCGCACGACGCGGGCGACACCGTCGCCGCCGTCGAGGCCGCGGGCGGGCGCTGCGTGGCCGTGGAGCTCGACGTCCGGTCGCATGAGCAGACCGAGCGCTTCGCGCAGGCGGCGGTCGAGGCCTTCGGCCGCCTCGACATCGCCGTGGCCGCCGCGGGCGTGCTGCGCCGCCAGGCGCTGGCGGAGATGACCGACGGCGCGTGGGACGACATGCTCGCGGTCGACCTCGGCGGCGTCCTGCGGATCTTCCGCTCCTGTGCGGCCCATATGGCGCAGGGCGGCTCGATGGTCGCCACCTCCTCGATCGCCGGCGGCGTGTACGGATGGGAGGAGCACAGCCACTACGCGGCGGCCAAGGCCGGCGTGCTCGGGCTGTGCCGTTCCCTGGCCGTCGAGCTGGCGCCGCGCGGGATCCGCGTGAACGCGGTGATCCCCGGGCTGATCGAGAGCCCCCAGTCGCTCGACGAGGTCAACTCGCTCGGCCCGCAGGGCCTGCGGGAGGCGGGGAACATCATCCCGGCCGGACGGGTGGGCACGGTCGACGAGGCGGCCCGGGTGATCCGGTTCCTCACCTCCGACGACGCCGCGTACGTGACCGGGCAGAGCGTGATCGTGGACGGCGGGCTCACCGTCCGCTGGCCGAGCTGA
- a CDS encoding polysaccharide deacetylase family protein → MAKEIFVAFGIDVDAVGGWLGSYGGEDSPDDISRGLFAGEVGVPRLNALMKKYDLPSTWFWPGHSIETFPEQFEQVVAAGHEIGVHGYSHENPIAMSREQESTILDYCIDLIETRTGRRPTGYVAPWWEFSPVTNELLLERGIKYDHSLMHRDFEPYYVRVGDTWSKIDYDKDAREWMKPLVRGQETDLVEIPASWYLDDLPPMMFIKTSPNSHGFVNPRHIEEMWRDQFDWVYRESDYAVFTFTIHPDVSGRPQVLLMLERLIEHINKHEGVRWSTFDAIADDFKARRPRA, encoded by the coding sequence GTGGCCAAGGAAATCTTCGTAGCGTTCGGGATCGACGTCGACGCCGTCGGCGGCTGGCTCGGCTCCTACGGCGGTGAGGACTCCCCGGACGACATCTCGCGCGGCCTGTTCGCCGGCGAGGTGGGCGTCCCGCGGCTCAACGCTCTGATGAAGAAGTACGACCTGCCGTCGACCTGGTTCTGGCCGGGGCACTCCATCGAGACCTTTCCCGAGCAGTTCGAGCAGGTCGTGGCCGCCGGACACGAGATCGGCGTGCACGGCTACAGCCACGAGAACCCGATCGCGATGAGCCGCGAGCAGGAGTCGACGATCCTCGACTACTGCATCGACCTCATCGAGACGCGCACCGGCCGGCGCCCCACGGGGTACGTCGCGCCGTGGTGGGAGTTCTCGCCGGTCACCAACGAGCTGCTGCTCGAGCGCGGCATCAAGTACGACCACTCGCTCATGCACCGCGACTTCGAGCCGTACTACGTGCGCGTCGGCGACACCTGGTCGAAGATCGACTACGACAAGGACGCCCGCGAGTGGATGAAGCCGCTCGTGCGCGGGCAGGAGACCGACCTCGTGGAGATCCCGGCGAGCTGGTACCTCGACGACCTGCCGCCCATGATGTTCATCAAGACCAGCCCGAACAGCCACGGCTTCGTGAACCCGCGCCACATCGAGGAGATGTGGCGGGACCAGTTCGACTGGGTCTACCGGGAGTCGGACTACGCCGTCTTCACCTTCACGATCCACCCGGACGTCTCGGGCCGTCCGCAGGTCCTGCTCATGCTGGAGCGCCTCATCGAGCACATCAACAAGCACGAGGGCGTCCGGTGGTCCACGTTCGACGCCATCGCGGACGACTTCAAGGCCCGCCGTCCCCGGGCGTAA
- a CDS encoding MFS transporter, with the protein MTKRAVVYVSVIAFLAWVASVYDYTLFGTLLPKIGEHFGWSTSQSTMVNTFATVGVFIVSLVVGPVLDKMGRKKALVLLMTGGALASGLTGLAVGAASVVVIRAFTGLSLSEEVVNAVYLNEMFKKVKNRGFVFSLVQAGWPVGALLSAGITAVLLPLAGWRWSFFFALAFSIPIILLALKLPESPTFLAMKEVKRRQEQGDHAGARELAEEHDVTELVDGRTSGALKDVLAPGLRRHTISLALAWLTNWMGIQVFSVLGTTVLVEAKGVSFESALIVLVLSNIAGFAGYLFHGWIGDRIGRKLTITLGWLIGGSVSLLMLLLPTGQGLTIALYALTLFFLNGPYAAMLFYMGESFPAHVRGTGANVAHVMAPLGGIAGSALLSVLLATGLSMTVAAITAGSVFMLISGFLMLGTNTTNRFGDHAAQKKEVLA; encoded by the coding sequence GTGACGAAGCGGGCGGTCGTCTACGTCAGCGTCATCGCCTTCCTCGCCTGGGTCGCCTCCGTGTACGACTACACCCTCTTCGGCACCCTCCTGCCGAAGATCGGTGAGCATTTCGGCTGGTCCACGAGCCAGTCGACGATGGTCAACACCTTCGCCACGGTCGGCGTGTTCATCGTCTCCCTCGTCGTCGGCCCGGTCCTGGACAAGATGGGCCGTAAGAAGGCCCTGGTCCTGCTGATGACCGGCGGCGCGCTCGCGTCGGGGCTCACCGGGCTCGCGGTCGGGGCCGCGAGCGTGGTCGTCATCCGGGCGTTCACCGGCCTGTCCCTCTCCGAAGAGGTGGTCAACGCCGTCTACCTCAACGAGATGTTCAAGAAGGTGAAGAACCGGGGCTTCGTCTTCAGCCTGGTGCAGGCGGGGTGGCCGGTGGGCGCTCTGCTGTCGGCGGGCATCACGGCGGTCCTCCTGCCGCTCGCCGGGTGGCGGTGGTCCTTCTTCTTCGCCCTCGCCTTCTCCATCCCGATCATCCTGCTCGCGCTCAAGCTGCCCGAGTCTCCGACGTTCCTCGCGATGAAGGAGGTCAAGCGCCGGCAGGAGCAGGGTGATCACGCCGGGGCCCGCGAGCTCGCCGAGGAACACGACGTCACCGAGCTGGTGGACGGCAGGACGAGCGGCGCGCTCAAGGACGTCCTCGCTCCCGGGCTGCGCCGGCACACCATCAGCCTGGCGCTCGCGTGGCTCACCAACTGGATGGGCATCCAGGTCTTCTCCGTCCTCGGCACCACGGTGCTGGTGGAGGCGAAGGGCGTCTCGTTCGAGAGCGCGCTCATCGTCCTCGTACTGTCCAACATCGCCGGATTCGCCGGATACCTCTTCCACGGCTGGATCGGCGACCGGATCGGGCGGAAGCTGACGATCACCCTCGGCTGGCTCATCGGCGGCTCCGTCAGCCTCCTCATGCTCCTGCTGCCCACCGGGCAGGGGCTCACGATCGCGCTCTACGCGCTGACGCTTTTCTTCCTCAACGGCCCCTACGCCGCGATGTTGTTCTACATGGGCGAGTCGTTCCCGGCGCACGTGCGGGGAACGGGAGCCAACGTGGCGCACGTCATGGCGCCGCTGGGCGGCATCGCCGGATCGGCGCTGCTCAGCGTGCTCCTCGCGACCGGGCTGTCCATGACCGTCGCCGCGATCACCGCCGGCTCCGTGTTCATGCTCATCTCGGGCTTCCTGATGCTCGGCACGAACACCACCAACCGGTTCGGCGACCACGCGGCACAGAAGAAGGAGGTTCTCGCATGA
- a CDS encoding MarR family winged helix-turn-helix transcriptional regulator: MGDTVDPLALENQVCFALAVASRTVIGLYRPVLEPMGLTHPQYLVMLALWQHAPLSVKDLSRLLQLEPATLSPLLKRLESAGLVERRRASDDERSLAVVLTDEGRALRRQAEKVPATIVERLGMELTELQDLHQALTRVIAAATGAHLAGHR, from the coding sequence ATTGGCGACACCGTCGACCCGCTGGCCCTGGAGAACCAGGTCTGCTTCGCCCTGGCGGTCGCCTCACGGACGGTCATCGGCCTCTACCGGCCCGTGCTCGAACCGATGGGGCTGACCCACCCGCAATATCTGGTGATGCTGGCCCTGTGGCAGCACGCGCCGCTGTCGGTCAAGGACCTCAGCCGGCTGCTGCAGTTGGAGCCTGCCACACTGTCGCCGCTGCTCAAGCGTCTGGAGTCCGCCGGTCTCGTCGAGCGCCGCCGCGCCAGCGACGACGAGCGGTCGCTCGCGGTGGTGCTGACCGACGAGGGACGGGCACTGCGCCGGCAGGCCGAGAAGGTGCCCGCGACGATCGTCGAGCGGCTGGGCATGGAGCTGACCGAACTGCAGGACCTGCACCAGGCGCTCACCCGGGTGATCGCCGCCGCCACCGGCGCGCACCTCGCCGGACACCGATAA
- a CDS encoding asparaginase, translating to MSVRTEDGSRKARVVVIATGGTIASSSEPGGPAVARRTAAQLLGSTGYGDVEVEGRDLFSLGSYLLGHHELRLIAEAVAAEIARDDVTGVVVTHGTDTMEETAFLLDLVHGGDKPVVLTGAQRAADQPDSDGPRNLREAVAVAASPDARGCGALISFAGRIFAARGTRKAHTVAAQPFRTLDGGPIGRVDATGVHITARPVRPAPLDPPGPRFDDTRVDVVTVHPGADAALARAAVRAGARAVVLAGTGVGNANHALLDWITEAVAEGTVVALSTRVAEGPVVPTYGNGGGVDLVRAGALSMGGLPVYQARLLLALLLSQGVSVTRQALAAHV from the coding sequence GTGAGCGTCCGGACGGAAGACGGATCCCGGAAGGCGCGCGTCGTCGTCATCGCGACCGGCGGGACCATCGCGTCGAGCAGCGAACCCGGCGGCCCGGCGGTGGCACGCAGGACCGCCGCACAGCTCCTCGGCTCCACCGGCTACGGGGACGTCGAGGTCGAGGGCCGCGACCTGTTCAGCCTCGGCTCCTACCTGCTCGGTCACCACGAGCTGCGCCTCATCGCGGAGGCCGTCGCCGCGGAGATCGCCAGGGACGACGTGACCGGCGTCGTGGTGACCCACGGCACCGACACCATGGAGGAGACGGCGTTCCTCCTGGACCTCGTCCACGGCGGAGACAAGCCCGTCGTCCTCACCGGCGCCCAGCGGGCGGCCGACCAGCCCGACAGCGACGGGCCCCGCAACCTCCGGGAGGCCGTCGCCGTCGCCGCCTCTCCCGATGCGCGGGGGTGCGGCGCGCTCATCTCCTTCGCCGGGCGGATCTTCGCCGCCCGGGGCACCCGCAAGGCCCACACCGTCGCCGCCCAGCCGTTCAGGACCCTCGACGGCGGTCCCATCGGCCGCGTCGACGCGACGGGCGTGCACATCACGGCGAGGCCGGTGCGGCCGGCGCCGCTGGACCCGCCCGGCCCCCGCTTCGACGACACCCGGGTGGACGTGGTGACGGTCCACCCGGGCGCCGACGCCGCGCTCGCCCGGGCCGCCGTACGCGCCGGAGCCCGGGCGGTCGTGCTCGCCGGGACCGGCGTCGGCAACGCCAACCACGCCCTGCTGGACTGGATTACCGAGGCCGTGGCCGAAGGAACGGTCGTGGCGCTGTCCACGCGGGTGGCCGAGGGGCCCGTCGTGCCCACGTACGGCAACGGCGGCGGGGTGGACCTCGTACGCGCCGGGGCGCTGAGCATGGGCGGGCTGCCCGTCTACCAGGCGAGGCTGCTGCTGGCGCTGCTGCTCTCCCAGGGGGTCTCCGTCACGCGGCAGGCCCTCGCCGCCCACGTCTGA